From the genome of Pelagicoccus sp. SDUM812003, one region includes:
- a CDS encoding flagellin encodes MSVVINTNASAIAAKNNLNKSNAMLQNSLARLSSGSKIVNPADDAGGLAVSMKMSAAIKRTAAVNNNIANAQSFLQTQDGALGTATKILDRMSELRTLADDVTKNSTDKGNYNTEFQALKGQLDAITGEKFNGVSLFTDASSAASLSVSITEDGGKSVSISQAALENSVGTALTGGSDTLTATNLSSITSALQNVATIRATNGAQSSRLQFASDMLSVNQQNLEAANSRIIDVDVAEESTQLARANILVQAGSSMLSQANASSQVALRLLG; translated from the coding sequence ATGTCAGTTGTAATCAATACAAACGCATCGGCTATCGCTGCGAAGAATAACCTCAACAAGAGCAACGCAATGCTGCAAAACAGCCTTGCTCGTCTCTCTAGCGGTTCGAAGATCGTTAACCCAGCGGACGACGCTGGTGGACTCGCGGTTTCGATGAAGATGTCCGCGGCAATCAAGCGTACTGCTGCCGTAAACAACAACATCGCGAACGCTCAGTCCTTCCTCCAGACTCAGGACGGCGCCCTCGGCACCGCTACCAAGATTCTGGACCGCATGTCCGAGCTCCGTACTCTGGCTGACGACGTCACCAAGAACTCCACCGACAAGGGGAACTACAACACCGAGTTCCAGGCTCTCAAGGGCCAGCTCGACGCCATCACCGGCGAAAAGTTCAACGGTGTATCCCTCTTCACGGACGCGAGTTCCGCCGCTAGCCTCTCAGTGAGCATCACTGAAGATGGCGGCAAGTCAGTATCCATCAGCCAGGCTGCCCTCGAGAACTCTGTGGGTACCGCGCTCACCGGTGGTTCAGACACGTTGACCGCAACCAACCTGTCCAGCATCACCAGCGCTCTCCAGAATGTTGCTACTATCCGCGCCACCAATGGCGCCCAGAGCAGCCGTCTGCAGTTCGCTTCGGACATGCTGAGCGTCAACCAGCAGAACCTCGAAGCTGCGAACAGCCGCATCATCGACGTGGACGTAGCAGAAGAATCCACTCAGCTCGCTCGTGCCAACATCTTGGTACAGGCTGGTTCTTCCATGCTCTCTCAGGCAAACGCCTCGAGCCA
- a CDS encoding flagellin, with protein sequence MSVVINTNSAAISASNNLATSNAMLQRSLNRLSSGSKIVNPSDDAGGLAVSMKLSATIKRTAAVNDNIANARSFLQTQDGAFQTATKVLDRMSELKVLSDDVTKNQTDKDNYDTEFQQLKKQLSALVDEKFNGVSLFGNGGSGSLAVATTEKGSAGNTVSIDQPDLATQIGATLIGNDSTTVTAMGISTITNAIQNIASLRASNGAQSNRLSFASEMLTVNRENLEAANSRIIDVDVAEESTQLARYNILVQAGSSMLAQANSSTQVALKLLG encoded by the coding sequence ATGTCAGTAGTAATTAACACCAATAGCGCAGCTATATCTGCGTCTAACAACCTCGCTACGAGCAATGCAATGCTCCAGCGCAGTCTCAATCGCCTCTCCAGCGGATCCAAGATCGTCAATCCTTCCGACGATGCCGGCGGACTCGCTGTTTCGATGAAGCTCTCGGCTACCATCAAGCGTACCGCAGCAGTCAACGACAACATCGCCAACGCTCGCTCGTTCCTACAGACACAGGACGGAGCGTTCCAAACCGCCACCAAGGTTCTGGACCGTATGTCCGAGCTCAAGGTTCTTTCCGACGACGTCACCAAGAACCAGACCGACAAGGACAACTACGACACCGAGTTCCAGCAGCTCAAGAAGCAGCTCTCCGCTCTGGTGGACGAGAAGTTCAACGGAGTCTCCCTCTTCGGCAACGGTGGCTCAGGATCCCTCGCGGTCGCCACTACCGAAAAAGGTTCGGCAGGCAACACCGTGAGCATCGACCAGCCAGACCTGGCGACCCAGATCGGGGCCACCTTGATCGGCAACGACAGCACGACAGTCACGGCAATGGGCATCAGCACCATCACCAACGCCATCCAGAACATCGCGTCTCTCCGAGCCTCGAATGGAGCCCAGTCCAACCGTCTCTCCTTCGCATCCGAGATGCTCACCGTGAACAGAGAGAACTTGGAAGCCGCGAACAGCCGCATCATCGACGTCGACGTCGCCGAGGAGTCCACCCAGCTGGCCCGCTACAACATCCTGGTGCAAGCCGGATCGTCCATGCTCGCCCAAGCTAACTCCTCCACCCAGGTCGCTCTCAAACTTTTAGGTTAG
- a CDS encoding tetratricopeptide repeat protein: MDDSRRADTEAALERARGLQAEGRFGEAASVLREAAENDRTDGEILHQLGLSLFQAGRAEEGVRWLRQALQRNPEHAEALANTAVALRTLGRDVEALEMLQRSVSLAPNFGPAQFNLGQWHCQAGRLKEGERALARSAELLPRDGRVWRSWGIAASYLGDWEGAAQRFRQALSLDETDAATHAALGKAYGELGELASAYQAYESALRWGGDEIDSRIELAGLAMGLGRHSAAAEHLRRLIELGVADEAVYTNLAVTYQALQRWGHAMEAIDQALEIAPESPQALCAKASLCLAQGRPSDCVESALLALQQEPGLEAAWSNLGAGYLGVKQFDEARQAFQAAHEVNPDRAEHLNGLGLALRELERFEEMAICFRRALELQPNQVSFLENYAVGLLKSGKPVESERLLVQAIGLDDQRSSAWEQLGKARYELGLHEESRQAYLRSFELGNRGVEARMAFAARQIANGSIDEATLLAYHRQAAEALEAGIEPKAPDLSDSIEGVKAGGKLRLGFVSADFRRHSVAFFLLPLFQRLDRGRFEVICYSCVSEPDQTTAQFRDLADAWRDISQGSADELTKLAREDAISILIDLSGFTAGNRLVAFARRAAPVQASWLGYAHATGLSAMDARLVDRDTDPCEGATASEETAYLEGCFLCYQPPAELPDSGSPPLLVSKSATFGCFNNFAKLGEASIALFARVLKAAPGSSLLLKSFYHDDAATGEHLLRRFEQHGVEAERVSLLPPQPTLVEHLELYRRVDVALDPTPYNGTTTTCEALAMGVPVVSLTGRRHAARVGRSLLRAAGVPQWIAETESDYVALASDLASDASALLEWRKALPSRLRRSTLWDAEGFARRMGDCFERLWETVSDRSAR, from the coding sequence ATGGACGATTCGCGAAGAGCAGATACGGAGGCGGCCCTTGAGAGGGCTCGCGGGTTGCAGGCAGAGGGACGCTTTGGGGAAGCGGCGAGCGTGTTGCGGGAAGCGGCGGAGAATGATCGGACTGACGGAGAGATCCTCCACCAGCTGGGCCTTTCGCTTTTTCAGGCGGGTCGAGCGGAGGAGGGGGTGAGGTGGTTGCGTCAAGCTCTGCAGCGGAATCCCGAGCATGCGGAAGCGCTCGCGAATACGGCGGTGGCTTTGAGAACGCTTGGACGCGACGTCGAAGCGTTGGAGATGTTGCAGCGGAGCGTGAGCTTGGCCCCGAACTTCGGTCCGGCCCAGTTCAACCTCGGGCAATGGCATTGCCAGGCGGGGAGGCTGAAGGAGGGAGAGCGGGCGCTGGCGCGGTCTGCGGAGCTTTTGCCGCGCGACGGACGCGTCTGGCGCAGTTGGGGCATTGCGGCGAGCTACCTTGGAGACTGGGAGGGGGCGGCCCAGCGGTTTCGCCAAGCGCTCTCGCTCGATGAAACGGATGCGGCGACGCATGCCGCTTTGGGTAAGGCGTACGGCGAGCTTGGCGAACTGGCCTCGGCCTACCAAGCCTATGAGAGCGCCCTGCGCTGGGGCGGCGATGAAATCGACTCTCGAATCGAGTTGGCTGGTCTGGCGATGGGGCTTGGTCGGCATAGCGCTGCGGCGGAGCATTTGCGTCGGCTGATTGAGCTCGGGGTGGCCGACGAGGCGGTTTATACGAATCTAGCGGTCACCTACCAAGCGCTCCAGCGATGGGGCCACGCGATGGAAGCGATCGATCAAGCGCTGGAGATCGCTCCTGAAAGCCCTCAAGCCTTGTGCGCGAAGGCGTCGCTTTGCTTGGCTCAGGGGCGCCCGAGCGACTGTGTGGAAAGCGCGCTGCTGGCGTTGCAGCAGGAGCCGGGCTTGGAGGCTGCTTGGAGCAATTTGGGGGCGGGCTATCTGGGCGTGAAGCAGTTTGACGAGGCCCGTCAGGCCTTTCAGGCGGCTCATGAAGTGAACCCCGATCGGGCGGAGCACCTTAATGGCCTGGGCTTGGCCTTGCGCGAACTGGAGCGCTTCGAAGAGATGGCTATATGCTTCAGACGGGCCTTGGAGCTGCAGCCGAACCAGGTTTCTTTTTTAGAGAACTACGCGGTGGGTCTCCTGAAAAGTGGCAAGCCGGTGGAGTCGGAACGCTTGCTGGTGCAGGCGATCGGCCTCGATGACCAGCGATCGTCGGCATGGGAGCAGCTTGGCAAAGCCCGTTACGAGCTCGGGCTCCACGAGGAGTCGAGGCAGGCCTACCTGCGCTCGTTCGAACTGGGGAATCGCGGCGTGGAGGCCAGGATGGCCTTCGCGGCTCGGCAGATCGCCAATGGATCCATCGACGAAGCGACGCTCCTCGCCTACCATCGGCAGGCGGCGGAGGCTTTGGAAGCCGGCATCGAGCCCAAGGCCCCGGACTTAAGCGACTCCATCGAGGGAGTGAAGGCTGGGGGAAAACTGCGCCTAGGCTTCGTGTCGGCTGATTTTCGGCGGCATTCGGTGGCGTTTTTTCTGCTGCCGCTATTTCAGCGATTGGATCGCGGCCGTTTCGAAGTGATCTGCTACAGCTGCGTTTCCGAGCCGGACCAGACCACGGCCCAGTTTCGGGACCTGGCCGACGCCTGGAGAGACATCAGCCAAGGCTCGGCGGACGAACTGACGAAGCTGGCCAGAGAGGATGCCATATCCATTTTGATCGATCTGTCCGGTTTCACCGCTGGAAATCGCTTGGTCGCGTTCGCTCGGCGGGCGGCGCCGGTTCAAGCGAGCTGGTTGGGCTATGCCCATGCCACCGGGCTTTCTGCGATGGACGCCAGACTGGTGGATCGTGATACGGACCCATGCGAGGGCGCGACCGCCTCGGAAGAGACGGCCTACCTGGAGGGGTGTTTTCTTTGCTACCAGCCGCCAGCGGAATTGCCCGATTCGGGAAGTCCGCCTCTTTTGGTTTCGAAATCGGCGACTTTCGGCTGCTTCAACAACTTCGCGAAGCTGGGAGAGGCAAGCATCGCGTTGTTCGCTCGGGTTTTGAAAGCCGCGCCCGGCTCGAGCCTGCTTCTGAAGAGCTTTTACCACGATGACGCGGCGACGGGAGAACACCTGCTGCGACGTTTCGAGCAGCATGGGGTAGAGGCAGAACGAGTGTCGCTGCTGCCGCCTCAACCGACCCTGGTGGAGCATTTGGAGCTGTATCGGCGGGTGGACGTGGCGCTCGATCCCACGCCTTACAATGGCACCACTACCACCTGCGAAGCCTTGGCCATGGGAGTGCCGGTGGTGAGTCTGACGGGTCGGCGGCATGCAGCCCGCGTGGGGCGGAGCCTGTTGCGCGCGGCGGGAGTGCCGCAATGGATCGCGGAGACCGAGTCCGACTACGTAGCGCTCGCTAGCGACCTGGCTTCCGATGCGAGCGCCTTGCTGGAATGGCGAAAGGCGTTGCCGTCTCGGTTGCGCAGGTCGACCCTCTGGGATGCGGAAGGGTTCGCCCGACGCATGGGGGATTGTTTTGAGCGGCTTTGGGAAACGGTTTCGGATCGGTCCGCTCGCTAG
- a CDS encoding MOSC domain-containing protein, whose protein sequence is MKESITIRSIFLSTGHDFKGRHGQERLNHGIQSVESVDCVQGKGLKGDRYFGFEEDFKGQISFISAEDISDMERELALTVEDRSAFRRNVVVSGVDLNQLVGKRFEVGGVEFVGTEQCKPCYWMDKAVAPGACAALKDRGGLRCRILSSGTLRLGEHDLSVLS, encoded by the coding sequence ATGAAAGAGAGCATAACGATTCGATCCATTTTCCTATCAACGGGCCACGATTTCAAGGGCCGGCACGGCCAGGAGCGTCTCAACCACGGCATCCAGTCGGTCGAGTCGGTGGACTGCGTTCAGGGCAAGGGTTTGAAGGGCGACCGGTACTTCGGCTTCGAGGAGGATTTCAAAGGGCAGATCAGTTTCATCTCCGCCGAGGACATTTCGGACATGGAGAGGGAGCTGGCGCTCACGGTCGAAGACCGCAGCGCCTTTCGGCGAAACGTGGTGGTGAGCGGGGTGGACTTGAATCAGCTTGTGGGGAAACGTTTCGAAGTGGGCGGAGTGGAGTTCGTGGGCACCGAGCAGTGCAAGCCCTGCTATTGGATGGACAAGGCGGTGGCCCCTGGAGCGTGCGCCGCTTTGAAGGACCGAGGCGGTCTGCGCTGTCGCATCCTTTCCTCCGGAACGCTTCGCCTCGGCGAGCACGACCTAAGCGTCCTAAGCTAG
- a CDS encoding 6-hydroxymethylpterin diphosphokinase MptE-like protein, which translates to MSLGMQRFRERHIHLTDRVSEATADSEELAPWKARCLDPEALLDRWIRGLNLQADAAVAVSGVGDGSHLRKLLEILPEGGMVFCAEANARRFNAFLATDLAAELMTDRRLLFGVGEIDDMFFRTLASFEIVSYASAEPLIFAPLYQEDEAFYARFFLEFARNVEMWRKMYGTNLSQSGFWQRNTFLNLRRLIVSPDPIEFQGCFEGLPLIMAGAGPSLDESLEFIKSMQDRAVVVAGNSSFRALRRAGVDPHFVLAADPNPSTDLGFHGAEIGRSLLLCPFMVYPEVPKRFGDRISAWSFGNPVASYLRKQSGRDREAFVTEQGTVSACAFDLAVILGCRTVFFAGQDLAARSDGQMHASDSFYADQGSDRTTLEGCRWLPGNTLEKVPVEAKLFVYLKTFVELARAYSKELKLNDGKGLTLYNISRLGAKVEGMPYLSLREASEVMQRFPAGGSEKAWKQVEAILLRHRVGWGKIGRTLSELQDYVSRTLELSLEAAMAIELEKIDLETAKQRKRSLEEATTAREDFLKILMEGQLKRELHIHERAKALMTRLGAGSELEQLGSYFWAVAEGAFHLASSIEMSRQDSLAAQ; encoded by the coding sequence ATGAGCCTTGGGATGCAGCGATTTCGGGAGCGACACATCCACCTCACGGATCGGGTGTCTGAGGCGACCGCCGATTCCGAGGAGCTCGCTCCTTGGAAAGCGCGTTGCTTGGATCCTGAGGCCCTGCTGGACCGCTGGATACGGGGCTTGAATCTTCAAGCGGACGCGGCCGTCGCGGTGAGTGGGGTAGGCGACGGTTCGCACCTCAGGAAGCTGCTGGAGATCCTGCCGGAAGGCGGCATGGTCTTTTGCGCCGAGGCGAATGCGCGGCGGTTCAACGCCTTTTTGGCGACGGATCTGGCGGCGGAGTTGATGACCGATCGTCGTTTGCTTTTCGGTGTCGGCGAGATCGACGATATGTTTTTCCGTACCTTGGCCTCCTTCGAGATCGTGAGCTATGCTAGCGCAGAGCCGTTGATCTTCGCTCCCCTTTACCAGGAGGACGAGGCGTTCTATGCCAGGTTTTTCCTGGAGTTCGCCCGCAACGTGGAGATGTGGCGCAAGATGTACGGGACCAACCTCTCGCAGTCGGGCTTCTGGCAGCGAAACACCTTTCTCAACCTGCGGCGCTTGATCGTTTCTCCGGATCCCATCGAATTCCAGGGCTGCTTCGAGGGACTGCCGTTGATCATGGCAGGCGCCGGGCCGTCCCTCGACGAATCGCTGGAGTTCATCAAATCGATGCAGGATCGCGCGGTCGTCGTGGCGGGAAACTCGTCGTTTCGGGCTCTGCGGCGAGCGGGCGTGGATCCGCATTTCGTGCTGGCGGCGGATCCGAACCCCTCCACCGACCTCGGGTTTCACGGGGCGGAGATTGGCCGCAGTCTGCTGCTGTGCCCGTTCATGGTGTATCCGGAGGTGCCCAAGCGTTTTGGGGATCGCATCTCGGCCTGGTCGTTTGGGAATCCGGTCGCCTCCTATCTGCGCAAGCAAAGCGGGCGTGATCGCGAAGCCTTCGTGACTGAGCAGGGCACCGTTTCCGCCTGCGCTTTCGATCTGGCGGTCATCCTCGGGTGTCGAACCGTATTTTTCGCTGGCCAGGATCTGGCGGCCCGTTCGGATGGGCAGATGCATGCCAGCGATTCCTTCTACGCGGATCAGGGATCGGACCGAACGACCTTGGAAGGCTGTCGCTGGCTTCCTGGGAACACCTTGGAGAAGGTGCCGGTGGAAGCGAAGCTGTTCGTCTATTTGAAAACCTTCGTGGAGCTAGCTCGCGCCTACTCGAAGGAGCTCAAGTTGAACGATGGCAAAGGCCTGACCTTGTACAACATCTCCCGACTGGGAGCGAAGGTGGAAGGCATGCCCTATCTGAGTTTGCGGGAAGCGTCCGAAGTCATGCAGCGCTTTCCGGCCGGAGGGTCGGAGAAGGCATGGAAGCAGGTGGAAGCCATACTGCTGCGCCATCGGGTCGGATGGGGCAAGATCGGTCGGACCTTGAGCGAGCTGCAGGACTATGTTTCTCGAACGCTGGAGCTGAGCTTGGAGGCGGCTATGGCCATCGAGCTGGAAAAGATCGACCTGGAGACTGCCAAGCAGCGAAAGCGCTCGCTGGAGGAAGCTACGACGGCTCGAGAGGATTTCCTGAAAATCCTCATGGAAGGGCAGCTGAAAAGGGAGCTGCATATCCACGAACGGGCGAAAGCGCTGATGACCCGTCTAGGGGCGGGCTCGGAGCTCGAGCAGCTCGGATCCTACTTTTGGGCTGTCGCGGAGGGGGCGTTCCACTTGGCGTCGTCGATCGAGATGAGTCGCCAAGACAGCCTAGCCGCTCAATGA
- a CDS encoding NTP transferase domain-containing protein encodes MKRDILGLVMCGGASRRMGEDKALLEARPGITQLEYALQLLRPFCRRLAVSVAADESSARFGGKLADSVEIVQDVPEIGGPMAGVVASLRHHKGWPVLALACDMPFLELSHLVQLLNRRDASKLATAFAGPDGGPEPFCAIYEPAALFRLEAWARDGNSSLRRFLRENPVELVESGRPMDLASVNDPESLAEARRKLGGS; translated from the coding sequence ATGAAGCGGGACATTCTGGGCCTGGTGATGTGCGGGGGAGCGAGTCGTCGCATGGGCGAGGACAAGGCCCTGCTCGAGGCGCGTCCTGGCATCACGCAACTCGAATACGCCCTGCAGCTGCTGCGTCCCTTCTGTCGCCGGCTGGCGGTGAGCGTGGCGGCGGACGAAAGCTCCGCTCGTTTCGGCGGCAAGCTTGCGGACTCGGTGGAGATCGTGCAGGACGTCCCAGAGATTGGCGGGCCCATGGCTGGGGTAGTCGCTTCGCTGCGCCACCACAAGGGGTGGCCAGTCCTGGCCCTAGCCTGCGATATGCCTTTTCTCGAGCTCTCGCACCTCGTCCAGCTGCTGAACCGGCGTGATGCAAGCAAGTTGGCGACCGCTTTTGCAGGTCCGGATGGCGGGCCGGAACCGTTTTGCGCGATCTACGAGCCCGCGGCCCTTTTTCGCCTGGAAGCCTGGGCTCGAGACGGGAACTCGAGTTTGCGTCGCTTTCTGAGGGAGAATCCAGTGGAGCTGGTGGAGAGCGGAAGACCGATGGATCTGGCCAGCGTGAATGATCCCGAATCCCTAGCGGAAGCGCGGCGCAAGCTCGGTGGGAGCTGA
- the fliD gene encoding flagellar filament capping protein FliD, with product MDNFNVAGLASGFDWNSMVDQLMAVERIPQRRLRTEQGANTDKVDALNTLKGKIEKLQGKVGALNSSALFNAKSAALGDDSLNITAKAATSANKGNFKIDVSTLATATKRVGTADVGGAMGDENTLVSDLRLSTAISEGTFSVNGQEITVSSTDTLQDVFDAISTATSGVVSASYDAGTDKISLTSASGELELGGDDDTSNFLAAMRLEQLEVVDGGGGSSKVTSRRALGVVDLGDSISNSGLTGSLTGSDTFFINGVAIDFDADNESVSALMERVNASAANVTMTYDSANDQFRIVNNETGAYAMNVIDSGNGLLASMGLTGAADIGDDLTFSIDGGANQTSRSNVITDQDHGLTGVTITAAEIGTQTVTINSDSEGVRSKINDFISAFNDVQDYIQEKTKISVEKNDVTAAVLSGNREIYSLDSKLRRMAFDAVEELESEGLFRLEHFGIDFISGTSKLEIKDSDKLDDALANDLSTMEKFFVSAENSFTSRLDEFAEGYLENDGIMDTITSKYTERNKAIDTQIEEMERRLELQRSALEASFIAMEEAQSKLSNQSAALASLQLGT from the coding sequence ATGGACAACTTCAACGTAGCAGGCTTAGCGAGTGGCTTTGACTGGAATTCAATGGTAGACCAACTGATGGCGGTCGAAAGGATTCCACAGCGGCGCCTGCGTACGGAGCAAGGCGCCAACACCGACAAGGTGGATGCCTTGAACACGCTCAAAGGCAAGATCGAGAAGCTGCAAGGCAAGGTGGGCGCGCTGAACAGCTCCGCGCTTTTCAACGCCAAGAGCGCCGCCTTGGGCGACGATTCGCTGAACATCACCGCCAAGGCCGCCACCAGCGCCAACAAGGGCAATTTCAAGATCGATGTCTCCACTTTGGCCACCGCCACCAAGCGGGTCGGCACGGCGGATGTCGGCGGAGCCATGGGTGATGAAAACACCTTGGTGAGCGATCTTCGGCTCTCTACCGCCATTTCGGAAGGCACGTTCAGCGTCAACGGGCAGGAGATCACGGTTAGTTCCACCGACACTCTGCAGGACGTTTTCGATGCCATCTCCACCGCGACCAGCGGGGTGGTATCCGCCAGCTATGACGCCGGCACTGACAAGATTTCTTTGACCAGCGCTTCGGGCGAGCTCGAGCTAGGTGGCGATGACGACACCAGCAATTTTCTCGCAGCCATGCGATTGGAGCAGCTGGAGGTCGTGGATGGCGGAGGCGGTTCCTCCAAAGTGACCAGCCGACGCGCTCTGGGGGTAGTCGACCTGGGCGACAGCATTTCCAACAGCGGCTTGACTGGTTCCCTCACGGGCTCGGACACGTTTTTCATCAACGGCGTGGCCATCGATTTCGACGCTGACAACGAAAGCGTGAGCGCTCTGATGGAGCGGGTGAACGCTTCCGCGGCCAACGTGACCATGACCTACGATTCCGCGAACGACCAGTTTCGCATCGTGAACAATGAGACCGGGGCCTATGCCATGAACGTCATCGACAGCGGAAACGGTTTGCTCGCTTCGATGGGCCTGACCGGGGCCGCCGACATCGGCGATGACCTGACCTTTTCCATCGATGGCGGAGCGAACCAGACCAGCCGCAGCAACGTGATCACCGATCAGGATCATGGATTGACCGGGGTGACCATCACCGCGGCGGAGATAGGCACGCAAACCGTGACCATCAACAGCGACTCCGAAGGCGTTCGCTCCAAGATCAACGACTTTATTTCCGCCTTCAACGACGTACAGGACTACATCCAGGAAAAGACCAAGATCTCGGTCGAAAAAAATGACGTGACCGCGGCTGTCCTGTCCGGAAACCGAGAAATCTACTCGCTCGACTCCAAGCTGCGCCGCATGGCGTTTGACGCGGTGGAAGAGCTGGAATCGGAAGGCCTGTTCCGTCTGGAGCATTTCGGCATCGATTTCATCAGCGGCACCTCCAAGCTCGAAATCAAGGATTCGGACAAGCTGGACGACGCCCTCGCCAACGATCTCTCCACGATGGAGAAGTTCTTCGTCAGCGCGGAAAACAGTTTCACATCTCGCCTCGACGAATTCGCCGAAGGCTATTTGGAAAACGACGGGATCATGGATACGATCACGTCGAAATACACCGAACGAAACAAGGCCATCGACACTCAGATCGAGGAGATGGAGCGACGTTTGGAGTTACAACGCTCGGCTTTGGAAGCCAGCTTCATTGCCATGGAAGAGGCGCAATCAAAACTCAGCAACCAGTCGGCGGCCCTTGCGTCGCTGCAGCTTGGGACTTAG
- the fliS gene encoding flagellar export chaperone FliS, producing MKSNAASYKRAAILSASPERLILMLFDGALDAMRRSLEGFQISDFKKRNEIISNNLIKAQNIFVELQGSLRMDKGGEFAERMYALYDFYNQKLNEANFNKKKEPIQIVIKLVTDVRDAWAEMLTKQAPKARPAPAPAAYGSTSVGGGLSLRA from the coding sequence ATGAAATCGAACGCAGCGTCGTACAAACGAGCAGCCATTCTCTCTGCCAGCCCGGAACGTCTCATTTTGATGCTTTTTGACGGCGCTTTGGACGCCATGCGTCGCTCCCTAGAAGGATTTCAGATTTCGGATTTCAAGAAGCGCAACGAGATCATCAGCAACAACCTGATCAAGGCTCAGAACATATTCGTGGAGCTGCAGGGATCGCTTCGCATGGATAAAGGGGGAGAGTTCGCGGAGAGAATGTACGCCCTGTACGACTTTTATAACCAGAAGCTCAACGAAGCGAATTTCAACAAGAAGAAGGAGCCGATCCAGATCGTGATCAAGCTCGTGACCGACGTTCGCGACGCGTGGGCGGAGATGCTCACCAAGCAAGCGCCCAAAGCGAGGCCCGCGCCGGCCCCAGCTGCTTACGGATCGACCAGCGTGGGCGGAGGCCTTTCGCTCAGAGCATAA
- the pseC gene encoding UDP-4-amino-4,6-dideoxy-N-acetyl-beta-L-altrosamine transaminase yields MTASRRGDEPSFIPYARQCIEDDDIQAVVDVLKSDFVTQGPQIERFEASLAEYTGARYAVAVSSGTAALHLSCQGLGIQAGDVGLVPAITFAATANALRYVGAEVAFVDVDDRSGLASAEQFLAAADGLAEQSEKQVWLPVSYSGLPPDLPRIAAAARERGAFVVEDAAHSIGATYPDGAGSTCRSGSCSHSDAAILSFHPVKHLCAGEGGAVLTNDQTLARRIRRLRSHGVERGRNWLYDQVELGSHYRMTELQAALGLSQLGKLDRFLERRRAIAQRYQAALERQPFAGRVAMAHRPLESAWHLFVIRFANAIEREAAYHYFREHQIGVQVHYFPVYQHSYYRNFAGGHVSLPGAEAFYAACLSLPMYPQLTDADQDRVISTLKSFLQR; encoded by the coding sequence ATGACCGCGTCGCGACGAGGCGATGAGCCTTCTTTTATCCCATACGCCCGCCAGTGCATCGAGGACGATGACATTCAGGCGGTGGTGGATGTGCTGAAGTCGGACTTCGTTACTCAAGGCCCCCAGATCGAACGCTTCGAGGCGTCGTTGGCGGAATACACCGGCGCCCGGTATGCGGTCGCGGTTTCCAGCGGCACGGCCGCCTTGCACCTGAGCTGCCAAGGGCTTGGCATCCAAGCGGGAGATGTCGGACTGGTGCCGGCCATCACCTTCGCGGCCACCGCCAACGCCCTGCGCTACGTAGGAGCGGAGGTGGCTTTCGTCGATGTGGACGATCGCTCCGGACTGGCCAGCGCCGAGCAGTTCCTGGCGGCGGCCGACGGGCTGGCCGAGCAGAGTGAAAAGCAGGTTTGGCTACCCGTTTCCTATTCGGGATTGCCGCCGGATCTGCCTCGAATCGCAGCGGCTGCTCGAGAGAGGGGGGCCTTTGTGGTGGAAGATGCCGCTCACAGTATCGGGGCCACCTACCCGGATGGCGCCGGATCGACCTGCCGTAGCGGCTCTTGCTCCCACAGCGATGCGGCGATACTGAGTTTTCATCCCGTCAAGCACCTCTGCGCTGGCGAGGGTGGAGCGGTATTGACCAATGACCAAACGCTTGCTCGAAGGATTCGTCGGCTGCGATCGCATGGCGTGGAAAGGGGACGGAACTGGCTCTACGATCAGGTCGAACTGGGCAGCCACTACCGAATGACCGAGTTGCAGGCAGCTCTGGGACTGAGCCAATTGGGGAAACTGGACCGCTTTCTCGAGCGCCGCCGAGCGATCGCGCAGCGTTATCAAGCCGCTTTGGAGCGCCAGCCGTTCGCGGGACGCGTCGCCATGGCGCATCGCCCCTTGGAGTCCGCGTGGCATCTTTTCGTGATTCGCTTTGCCAACGCGATCGAAAGGGAGGCGGCCTACCACTATTTTCGGGAACATCAGATCGGCGTGCAGGTTCATTATTTTCCAGTGTATCAGCATTCATATTACAGGAATTTTGCGGGAGGTCACGTTTCCCTCCCCGGCGCGGAAGCGTTTTACGCCGCTTGCTTGAGTTTGCCGATGTATCCGCAGCTCACTGACGCGGACCAGGACCGGGTGATCTCGACGCTCAAGTCGTTTTTGCAGAGATGA